GAGGTGACCGACCACCCGGGACCGCTGCTCGACGGGGCGGCGGCGCTGCGCGCCTCGATCCGGCACGCCGTGGCCGACCGGGCCGCCGCCCCCCGGGCGCTGGTGCCGGCGCTGGTGGACGGCGACGACGCGGCGATGCCCGAAGGCCTGGTCGAGGACTTCCGCACGGCCGGGCTGACGCACCTGCTGGCGGTCTCCGGCACGAACCTGACGCTCGTGGTCGGGTGCCTGCTGCTGCTGGCCCGCTGGGCCGGCGTACGCGCGCGGGGGCTGGTGGTGGTCGGCCTGCTCGGGGTCGCGGGGTTCCTGCTGCTGGCCCGGGCCGAGCCGAGCGTGGTCCGCGCCGCGGCGATGGGCGCCGTGGGGCTGCTCGGTCTCGGGCAGCACGGCCGCCGCCACGGCACCCGGGCGCTGGGAGCAGCGGTGCTGCTGCTGCTCGTGTGGGACCCGTGGATGGCGCTCTCGCTCGGCTTCGCGCTCTCCGCCCTGGCCACCGCCGGCATCCTGTGGCTGGCGCCCGGGTGGCGCGACCGGATGGCGCGCTGGCTGCCCCGGTGGGCCGCCGAGGCGCTCGCGGTCCCGCTGGCGGCCCAGCTCGCGTGCACGCCCCTGGTCGCGGCGCTCTCGGGCCAGGTCAGCCTGGTCGCCGTCGCGGCCAACCTGCTCGCGGCCCCGGCGGTCGGCCCGGCCACCGTGCTGGGCCTGCTCGGCGGGGTGGTCGGCCTGGTGTGGCCCGCCGTCGGCGAGGCGGTCGCGGCGCCGGGTGCGTGGAGCGCGGCGTGGATCGTGGCGGTGGCCGAGCGCAGCGCCGACGTGCCCACCGCGGCGGCGGCCTGGCCGACCAGCGCGCCGGCGCTCGCGCTGCTGACCGGACTGGTGGTCCTCCTGGCCCTGCTGGTCGGCGTCGTCGTGGCCCGGCGCTGGGCCACGCTGGCCGCCGTCGCCCTGGTGGTCGTGGTGCTGCTGGTCCCGCTGCCCACGCCCGGGTGGCCGCCCCGCGGGTGGGTGATGGTGGCCTGCGACGTCGGCCAGGGCGACGGCCTGGTGCTGCACGCCGGGCCGGGCGCGGCCGTGGTGGTCGACGCCGGGCCGGACCCGCGGGCCATCGACCGCTGCCTCGACCGGCTGGGCGTGAGGCGGGTGCCGCTCGTGGTGCTGACCCACTTCCACGCCGACCACGTCGACGGGCTGGCCGGCGTGCTGGGCTCGCGCGAGGTGGGGGCGGTCGAGGTGACCGGGCTGGCCGAGCCCGCGTCCGGCGCCCGGCTGGTGGCGCAGGTGGCCGCGGCGGCCGGCGTGCCGGTGCGGCGGGCGGCGTACGGCGAGGCCCGGGAGCTCGGACCGCTCCGCTGGCAGGTCGTCGCGCCGGCCGGTGCCCCTCCGGCGGGGTCGGGGTCGCCGCCCAACGACGCCAGCGTGGTGCTCCTCGTCGAGAGCCGGGGCGTCCGGCTGCTGCTCATGGGCGACGAGGAGGACGACTCGCAGACCCGGCTGCTGCGCGAGACCGGCGGCGTGCGGGCCGACGTGCTCAAGGTCGCCCACCACGGAAGCGCCAGCCAGGACCCCGCGCTGGTGCGGGCCACGGGGGCGCGGCTGGCGGTGATCTCGGTGGGCGCCGACAACGACTACGGCCACCCGGCGCCCTCGCTGCTGGCGCTGCTGCGCGACGCCGGGATGCGGGTGGTCCGCACCGACCAGCAGGGGGACGTGGCGGTCGTCGCCGACCCGGGTCTCGGCGTCGAGACACGTGGCAGGCTCGGGCCATGACGAGCCACGCCTTCTCCCAGGTCGACGTCTTCGCCCACGGCCCGCTCAGCGGCAACCCCGTCGCGGTGGTGCACGACGCCACCGGCCTCGACGACGCGGTGCTCGCCGACCTGGCCCGCTGGACCAACCTGTCGGAGACGACCTTCCTGCTCCCCGCGACCGACGCCGGGCGGGCGCAGGGAGCCGACTACCGGTTGCGCATCCTCACGCCGTCCGAGGAGCTGCCCTTCGCGGGCCACCCCACCCTGGGCTCGGCGCACGCCTGGCTCGAGGCCGGGGGAGTGCCGGCCCGGCCGGGGGTGGTGGTGCAGGAGTGCGGCCTCGGGCTCGTGGAGGTGCGGGTCGAGGAGCCGGCCCCCGCGGCGGTGCCCGGCGCGGGTCGGTCCCTGGCCTTCCGCGCCCCCGACCTGCTGCGCTCCGGACCGGTCGACGACGCCACCCTGGCGCGGGCCGTCGCGGCGCTGCGGGTCGGTCCCGACCAGGTGCTCCGGGCCGAGTGGATCGACAACGGACCGGGGTGGCTGGGCCTGCAGCTCGTCGACGCCGCGACGGTGCTGGCGCTGCAGCCCGACGTCGTCGCGCTGGGCGACCTCGCGCTCGGGGTCATCGGTGAGCACGACCCGTCGCAGGCCGAGCGGATCGGCGCCGGCTGGGAGGTGCGCGCGTTCTGCCCGGGCCTGTCGGTCACCGAGGACCCCGTCACCGGCAGCCTCAACGCCGGGTTCGCGCGCTGGCTGGGCGGCGAGGGCGTGCTGCCGGCGGCGTACGTCGTGCGGCAGGGCACCACGACCGGCCACGACGGACGCGTCCGCGTCAGCACCGACGCGCAGGGGGCGCGCTGGGTGGGCGGTCTCGCCCGCACGGTGGTCGCGGGCTGCGTCGAGCTCTGAGGCGGCTCGGGGCCGCCACGGCGTCCGGGGGCGCCCGGGGGCGTCGGGGAACTGTCGGGGACGCGTGAGAGAGTCACGCCATGGCAGCCCGGAGCTCCTCGGCCACGGCGACCCGCGGGGTCCCGCGCGAGGTGCTCGGCGCGGTCGTGCTGGTCACCGGTCCCGAGGAGTTCCTCGGCGAGCGCGCCATCGCCCAGGTGCGGGCCTCGGTGCGTCGCACCGACCCCGAGTCCGAGGTCTCCGAGACCGCCGCCTCCACGCTGACGATGGCCGAGCTCGGCGACCTCGCGGCGCCCTCGCTGTTCTCCAGCATCCGCTGCGTCGTGGTGCGACGCCTCGAGGACCTGCCCGAGGAGTCGGTCCCCGGCCTGCTGCAGTACGCCGCTGCGCCCGCCGACGAGGTGGCGCTGGTGCTCGCCCACGGTGGCGGCCCCAAGGGCAGCGGCGTCCTGGCCAAGCTGCGCAAGCTCGACGCCGTCCACGAGGTCAGGTCGACCACCCTCTCGGCGCGGGAGTTCCCCGGCTTCGTGGTCGACGAGCTCCGGGGCCACGGCGCCCGCATCGAGCCCGACGCCGCCGACTTCCTCGTGCAGGCCGTCGGCCAGGACCTGCGCTCGCTGTCCGCGGCCGCCCACCAGCTCGCGAACGACTTCGAGGGCAGGAGGCTGACCACCGAGATGGTCAAGCAGTACTTCGGCGGCCGGGCCGAGGCCAAGTCGTTCGCCGTCGCCGACCACGCGCTCCACGGCCACGCGGCCAAGGCCCTCGAGGAGCTGCGGTGGGCGCTGGAGCGGGGGACCGCCCCGGTGTTGGTGACCAGCGCGGTCGCCGCCGGCCTCCGGGGCCTGGCCAAGCTGATGGGCGCCCCGCGCGGGCTGCGCGGCAACGACCTGGCCCGGGAGGTCGGGGTGCCGCCGTGGAAGGTCGACGTGCTGCGTCGCCAGGCCCACGGGTGGGACGCCGACGGCCTCGGACGCGCGATCCGGTGCGTGGCGCGCGCCGACGCCGACATCAAGGGCCAGGCCAGCGACGCGGCGTACGCCCTGGAGAAGATGGTGCTCGACGTGGTGCGGGCCCGCCCGTCGCGCTAGACGCGTCGAGCAGGGCCGGTCAGCACCCCGGGACGCACGAAGGCGCCGCACCCCGGAGGAGTGCGACGCCTGCGTCGAAGAGGGGGAGCCTCAGAGGGAGGCGGCCTTCTTGGCCATCGCCGACTTGCGGTTGGCGGCCTGGTTCTTGTGGATGACGCCCTTGCTGGCGGCCTTGTCGAGCTTGCGGCCCGCGGCGGCGGCGAGGGTCTTGGCCTCGTCGGCGTTGCCGGCGGTCGCGGCCTCGCGGAACTTGCGGACGGCGGACTTCAGGCCGGTCTTCACGGCCTTGTTGCGCTCGTGGGCCAGCTCGGACTGCCGGTTGCGCTTGATCTGGGACTTGATGTTGGCCACTGCAGGCTCGCCTCGTCTACGTCAGGGGTGTGGAAGGTGGTGCTGGATCGTGGGGTGCGGCCTGCTCGCGACAGCGGCCAGACACAAGCGAAGAAGATACCAGCGGGGCTCGGGCGCGACCAAATCGTCGGCCGTCTCCCGGCGACCCGGTCCCGGGTGGTGCCACCGGCGCCGGGTGGGTACGGGAGGAGCCCGGCCTCGAGGACGGGGAACCCTTCCGGAGGAGTGTCGCATGACGACCGTGGCCGAGCTGTTGATCGAGTCTCTGGCCGAGCACGGCGTGCGGTCGGTCTGGGGCGTGGTGGGCGATGCCCTCAACCCCGTGACCGACGCCATCCGCCGCGAGGACCGCATCGAGTGGATCGGGGTGCGCCACGAGGAGGTCGGGGCCTTCGCGGCCAGTGCCCAGGCGCAGCTGACCGGGAGGCTCGCGGTCTGCATGGGCACCGTCGGACCGGGTGCGGTGCACCTGCTCAACGGCCTGTACGACGCGAAGAAGTCCCACGCGCCGGTCCTGGCCATCTGCGGCCAGGTGCCCCGCGAGGAGATGGGCACCGAGTTCTTCCAGGAGGTCGACAACGACGCCCTGTTCGCCGACGTCGCGGTCTTCAACCGCACCGTCACCCACCTCGACCAGCTGCCGCTGCTCATCGAGGCCGCCGGCAACGCCGCGCTCCAGCAGTCCGGCGTCGCCGTGCTGACCCTGCCCGGTGACGTCGGCGGGCTCGACCTGCCCCGCCACACGCCCGTGCCGCGGTTCGTCGAGCAGCGCCCGCGCAGCGTGCCCGAGACCGACGCGCTGCAGCAGGCCGCGGCGGCGCTCGACGCCGGCGGCCGGGTCACGATGCTGGTCGGCATCGGCGCCCGGGACGCCCGCGAGGAGGTGCTGGCCGTCGCCGAGCGGCTCGCCGCCCCGATGGTGCTCAGCCTCAAGGCCAAGGAGGGCCTCGAGGACGACAACCCCTACGAGGTCGGCCAGTCCGGGCTGCTCGGCAACCCGGCCACCGCGACCGCGTTCGACGAGTGCGACGTGCTGTTCCTGGTCGGGACCGACTTCCCCTACCGGGACTTCCTGCCGGCCGGCAAGCAGGTGGTGCAGCTCGACGTGCGCGGCTCCCACATCGGGCGCCGGGTGCCCGTCGACCACGCCCTGGTCGGTGACGCCGGGCTCGGCCTGGCCGCGCTGCTGCCGCTGCTCGCGCCGCACGAGGACCGGGGCCACCTGGAGTCCGTCCGCGAGGAGTACCTGTCCTGGCAGGAGAAGCAGCAGCGCTTCACCGACCCGGCGTACGACCACAGGCCGAGCGGCTTCCTGCGCCGCAAGGTCGACAACCCCGACGCGCTGGTGCGGCCCGAGCTGCTCGCCGCCGCCATCGACCGCCACGCCGCGCAGGACGCCGTGTTCACCACCGACACCGGCATGGCCACGGTGTGGCTCTCGCGCTACGTCCGGATGACCGGCGCCCGCCGGCTGCTGGGGTCCTACAACCTGGGCTCGATGGCCAACGCCATGCCCCAGGCGCTGGGCGCCAGCGCGCTCGACCGCGGCCGCCAGGTGGTCGCGCTGTGCGGCGACGGCGGCCTGTCGATGCTGCTGGGCGACCTCATCACCGCGGTGACCTACGACCTGCCGGTCAAGCTCGTGGTCTTCGACAACAGCCGTCTCGGCATGGTCAAGCTGGAGATGGAGCAGGTCGGGCTGCCGGAGTTCGGCACCGTGCTGCGCAACCCCGACTTCGCCGAGGTGGCTCGCGCGATCGGCTTCCACGGCGTCCGGGTCGAGCGGCCCGCCGACGTCGACGAGGCGGTGCGCGAGGCGCTGGCCCACGACGGGCCGGTGCTGCTCGACGTGGTCACGAACCCCGACGAGGTCGCGCTGCCGCCCTCGCCGACCGTCAGCCAGGCGTGGGGCTTCGCGATCGCGAAGACCAAGGAGGCGGTCACCAGCGCCGAGTGAGGCGCCGCCGCCGCGGAAACCCGGTGGCGGGGCGGGGCGGGCGCCTCGGAGGATGGGGCGATGCCCCACCTCGCGCTGCCGGACCCGGCGTACCGCACGTCCTTCCTCGCCGCCATGGGCGAGTTCGCCGCCGAGGGCCGCACCGGCGACGACTCGGGCATCGGCCAGGACCTGCTCCTGGAGGAGCCGGGCTGGCGCAGCGAGGCGGGCTTCGCGGAGTACGTCGCGGCGCTGCGCGCCGAGACCGACCGGCCGCGACGCCCGGGGCTGGTCACGGCGACGACCTGGTGGTGGGTCGAGGGCACCGACTACCTCGGGCGGGTGCAGCTGCGCCACGAGCTGACCCCCCGGCTGCGCGAGGTCGGTGGCCACGTCGGGTACGACGTGCGTCGCAGCGCCCGGCGGCGGGGCCACGCGACCGCCATGCTGGCCGCGGTGCTGCCGCTGGCGCGGGAGCGGGGGATCGTCGAGGCGCTGGTGACCTGCGACACCGACAACCACGCCTCCCGCGCGGTGATCGAGGCCAACGGGGGCGTGCTGGAGGACCGGCGCGGCGCCAAGCTGCGGTTCCGGGTGCCGACCGGGTGAGCCGGGTCCCTCGTTAGGTTGGACGGATGCGCCCCGACGACCTCGACCTCCTGCTCGCGTGCGGCCGACCCGCCCTGACGCCCGACGGCACGCGAGCGGTGGTCGCGGTCACCCGTCCGGACGTCGCCTCCGACAGCTACCGCGGCGGCCTGTGGGTCGTCCCGACCGGCACGTCCGGCGCCACCGGCGACGGTCCGACCGCGGCACGGCGGCTCACCACGGGGGAGCGCGACTCCGCGCCCGCCGTCAGCCCCGACGGCCGCTGGGTGGCCTTCGTCCGGGCGGGCGCGGGCGAGAAGCCGCAGGTCCACCTGACCGCGCTCGACGGCGGCGAGCCGCTGCGGCTGACCGACCACCCGCTGGGGGTGGGCGCGCCGCGGTGGAGCCCCGACGGCACCCGGCTGGCCTGGAGCGCCCGCGTGCCCGAGCCCGGTCGCTACGGCACCGAGGACGCCGAGGGCCGCACGCCGGGTCCGGAGGCCGAGCCCGCGCGGCTGGTCACCGAGCCGGGCTACCGCCGCGACGGCGTGGGCTGGACCCGCGACCGCCGCCAGCACGTGTTCGTGCTCGCGCTGCCCGACCTCGCCCGGCTCGGGTCCGACCCGACGGCCGGGCTGCCCGAGCTGCCGCTGGTCCCGCGCCAGCTGACCGACGGCGACGCCGACGACACCGAGCCCGTGTGGAGCCCCGACGGCACCACGCTGGCCTTCCTCTCCTCGCGCCACGAGGGCCGCGAGGACGACCTGCGCTCCGGCGTGCACGTCGTCGACGCCGGGGCGGACGGTCCGGTCGCGGACCCGCGCGCGGTCGTCCACGGCGACCTCGCGGTCGGTGGGGCGCAGTGGCTGCCCGACGGCCGGCTCGTCGTCACCGGCCAGGACACCGGTCCGCAGGGCCGCGACTTCGTCGGCCGCAAGGGCCGCGCCTGGGTCACCACGGCGCCGGTCGACCGGGCCCCCGAGGGGTCGGTGGGCCTGCGGGCCCTGACCGAGGAGGCCGACCTCGAGCTCGACGGCGGCACCGCCGACGTGGTCGTCGCCGGCGGCCGGGTGCTGGTCCGCGACCTGCACCGCGGCCGCGGCCGGCTGCTGGCGCTGGACCCCGACGGGTCCGGCGGGCCCGCGCTGCTGCTCCACGGCGAGCTCGTCGTCGGCGGCTTCGCGGCGACCGCCGACGGGGACACCGTCGTGGCGAGCGTGGCCGATGCCGGTCG
This genomic interval from Nocardioides scoriae contains the following:
- the holA gene encoding DNA polymerase III subunit delta; this encodes MAARSSSATATRGVPREVLGAVVLVTGPEEFLGERAIAQVRASVRRTDPESEVSETAASTLTMAELGDLAAPSLFSSIRCVVVRRLEDLPEESVPGLLQYAAAPADEVALVLAHGGGPKGSGVLAKLRKLDAVHEVRSTTLSAREFPGFVVDELRGHGARIEPDAADFLVQAVGQDLRSLSAAAHQLANDFEGRRLTTEMVKQYFGGRAEAKSFAVADHALHGHAAKALEELRWALERGTAPVLVTSAVAAGLRGLAKLMGAPRGLRGNDLAREVGVPPWKVDVLRRQAHGWDADGLGRAIRCVARADADIKGQASDAAYALEKMVLDVVRARPSR
- a CDS encoding S9 family peptidase, which produces MRPDDLDLLLACGRPALTPDGTRAVVAVTRPDVASDSYRGGLWVVPTGTSGATGDGPTAARRLTTGERDSAPAVSPDGRWVAFVRAGAGEKPQVHLTALDGGEPLRLTDHPLGVGAPRWSPDGTRLAWSARVPEPGRYGTEDAEGRTPGPEAEPARLVTEPGYRRDGVGWTRDRRQHVFVLALPDLARLGSDPTAGLPELPLVPRQLTDGDADDTEPVWSPDGTTLAFLSSRHEGREDDLRSGVHVVDAGADGPVADPRAVVHGDLAVGGAQWLPDGRLVVTGQDTGPQGRDFVGRKGRAWVTTAPVDRAPEGSVGLRALTEEADLELDGGTADVVVAGGRVLVRDLHRGRGRLLALDPDGSGGPALLLHGELVVGGFAATADGDTVVASVADAGRTGDLALVRDGGPRFLTDVAAPLREAGVRPLAELEATSGDGHPVHGWVVLPDPATHGEGPHPVLLNIHGGPHAQYDWALFDEAQVYAGAGYAVVMCNPRGAAGYGPEHARAVRGALGSVDADDVLAFLDHALASDLPLDADRVGVMGGSYGGYMTALLTTRTDRFAAAVVERGYLDGVSFHGSSDIGWFFPGEYHGSAEAAREQSPMTHVDRVTTPTLVIHSEADWRCPVEQGQRWFAHLRARGVPTELLLFPGEGHELSRSGTPRHRRQRFEEVLRWWGSHLPV
- a CDS encoding PhzF family phenazine biosynthesis protein, whose translation is MTSHAFSQVDVFAHGPLSGNPVAVVHDATGLDDAVLADLARWTNLSETTFLLPATDAGRAQGADYRLRILTPSEELPFAGHPTLGSAHAWLEAGGVPARPGVVVQECGLGLVEVRVEEPAPAAVPGAGRSLAFRAPDLLRSGPVDDATLARAVAALRVGPDQVLRAEWIDNGPGWLGLQLVDAATVLALQPDVVALGDLALGVIGEHDPSQAERIGAGWEVRAFCPGLSVTEDPVTGSLNAGFARWLGGEGVLPAAYVVRQGTTTGHDGRVRVSTDAQGARWVGGLARTVVAGCVEL
- a CDS encoding GNAT family N-acetyltransferase translates to MPHLALPDPAYRTSFLAAMGEFAAEGRTGDDSGIGQDLLLEEPGWRSEAGFAEYVAALRAETDRPRRPGLVTATTWWWVEGTDYLGRVQLRHELTPRLREVGGHVGYDVRRSARRRGHATAMLAAVLPLARERGIVEALVTCDTDNHASRAVIEANGGVLEDRRGAKLRFRVPTG
- a CDS encoding ComEC/Rec2 family competence protein — translated: MTVPPLTAPTAAGASAGSTGARGLDLRMPVLALVAWGAALVALLAPPWWLFVLGAAVLVRAWQRRRRGRAVLTLLAWALAGAAVAGSALLRADGVRSGPVAELAREQAVVRVELVTTSDPAVRPGRFGDLVVVRTRVEEVTGRGVRREVRAPVLVLGDRSWRAVPLGSRVVATGRLDTPRTDDLAGVLAPRGPPEVTDHPGPLLDGAAALRASIRHAVADRAAAPRALVPALVDGDDAAMPEGLVEDFRTAGLTHLLAVSGTNLTLVVGCLLLLARWAGVRARGLVVVGLLGVAGFLLLARAEPSVVRAAAMGAVGLLGLGQHGRRHGTRALGAAVLLLLVWDPWMALSLGFALSALATAGILWLAPGWRDRMARWLPRWAAEALAVPLAAQLACTPLVAALSGQVSLVAVAANLLAAPAVGPATVLGLLGGVVGLVWPAVGEAVAAPGAWSAAWIVAVAERSADVPTAAAAWPTSAPALALLTGLVVLLALLVGVVVARRWATLAAVALVVVVLLVPLPTPGWPPRGWVMVACDVGQGDGLVLHAGPGAAVVVDAGPDPRAIDRCLDRLGVRRVPLVVLTHFHADHVDGLAGVLGSREVGAVEVTGLAEPASGARLVAQVAAAAGVPVRRAAYGEARELGPLRWQVVAPAGAPPAGSGSPPNDASVVLLVESRGVRLLLMGDEEDDSQTRLLRETGGVRADVLKVAHHGSASQDPALVRATGARLAVISVGADNDYGHPAPSLLALLRDAGMRVVRTDQQGDVAVVADPGLGVETRGRLGP
- the rpsT gene encoding 30S ribosomal protein S20; this encodes MANIKSQIKRNRQSELAHERNKAVKTGLKSAVRKFREAATAGNADEAKTLAAAAGRKLDKAASKGVIHKNQAANRKSAMAKKAASL
- a CDS encoding thiamine pyrophosphate-dependent enzyme gives rise to the protein MTTVAELLIESLAEHGVRSVWGVVGDALNPVTDAIRREDRIEWIGVRHEEVGAFAASAQAQLTGRLAVCMGTVGPGAVHLLNGLYDAKKSHAPVLAICGQVPREEMGTEFFQEVDNDALFADVAVFNRTVTHLDQLPLLIEAAGNAALQQSGVAVLTLPGDVGGLDLPRHTPVPRFVEQRPRSVPETDALQQAAAALDAGGRVTMLVGIGARDAREEVLAVAERLAAPMVLSLKAKEGLEDDNPYEVGQSGLLGNPATATAFDECDVLFLVGTDFPYRDFLPAGKQVVQLDVRGSHIGRRVPVDHALVGDAGLGLAALLPLLAPHEDRGHLESVREEYLSWQEKQQRFTDPAYDHRPSGFLRRKVDNPDALVRPELLAAAIDRHAAQDAVFTTDTGMATVWLSRYVRMTGARRLLGSYNLGSMANAMPQALGASALDRGRQVVALCGDGGLSMLLGDLITAVTYDLPVKLVVFDNSRLGMVKLEMEQVGLPEFGTVLRNPDFAEVARAIGFHGVRVERPADVDEAVREALAHDGPVLLDVVTNPDEVALPPSPTVSQAWGFAIAKTKEAVTSAE